From Astyanax mexicanus isolate ESR-SI-001 chromosome 16, AstMex3_surface, whole genome shotgun sequence, one genomic window encodes:
- the tm2d1 gene encoding TM2 domain-containing protein 1 — protein sequence KKISPGHVTTAASNMASPSSGLFCCWWKQLVFVLFSSCWTLIHSVTEQVDSCEHLRPGQYICKSPIINDATQEPENCKDLIAWVECLPAPNISCLLPNGTKYKFSGDEVGFNKSVPCRNVSVYSYKVAVALSLFLGWLGADRFYLGYPALGLLKFCTVGFCGIGSLVDFMLISMQIVGPSDGSDYIVDYYGARLVRLAITNETYRRTQISP from the exons aaaaaaatctctccggGTCACGTGACCACCGCCGCCTCCAACATGGCTTCACCCAGCAGCGGGCTGTTTTGTTGCTGGTGGAAACAGCTCGTGTTTGTGCTTTTCTCCTCCTGCTGGACTTTAATTCACAGCGTTACTGAGCAGGTGGATAGCTGTGAACATCTCCGCCCCGGACA GTATATCTGCAAAAGTCCTATAATAAATGATGCAACTCAAGAACCAGAGAACTGCAAGGATCTAATAGCATGGG tggaGTGTCTTCCTGCACCAAACATCAGCTGTTTGCTGCCTAATGGGACCAAGTACAAATTCAGTGGCGATGAGGTTGGATTTAATAAAAGTGTTCCATGTCGTAATGT GAGTGTTTATTCTTACAAAGTAGCTGTGGCTTTGTCACTGTTCCTGGGATGGCTCGGTGCAGACCGCTTCTATTTGGGTTATCCAGCTCTCG GACTGCTTAAGTTCTGCACGGTGGGGTTCTGTGGAATCGGAAGCCTGGTGGACTTCATGTTGATATCCATGCAG ATCGTAGGGCCGTCTGACGGGTCAGATTACATCGTGGACTACTACGGGGCCAGACTCGTCCGGCTGGCCATAACAAACGAGACCTACAGACGGACACAGATCTCTCCGTGA